Genomic segment of Malus domestica chromosome 15, GDT2T_hap1:
acttcaatcttcggactctggcgaacttCATATTTTCCGTATTCTCAAGACACGACTCTGAATTTTACACATGAAGCATAAGAAAAACAAAGTGAagaaaccctatttctcaagagtaaaaattaactctaattttctatcTTTCATGAGGTTAAATAAAACTGAAGACATTGATTGACGAAGAGATGCATACATACCTCTTTTAGATGGCACCATTTAAAGGGTCCATATTCAATGTGGCGCCACTTTGTATAAGATGGCACCCACTTAATGACAGATACGGTTTGATACAAACGGTTAAAgtatttttcattcaaatattgaattaaatattataatatataaatttcaACAGTAAATGCTTGTTACAGTTTGAATTATACAACTTTTGTATCAATCAATTGCAACCATGCATTTCACCTTCAATTATATGGAAAAGGATACTCGCCGAATCATTTTTCTAGAGATCTTATGATCGTGACCGTTTATCGTGTATCGTACAGTCAGTTTTCATTgtgtactatttttttttattttaaattttaaaataatttttaactgcacgatatacgatgaataaTTACGAACATGGTATTCCTaagatccaaaaaaaaaaaagaatttgacGCGGATCCTTTTCCCAATTATACATCTATGTATCAATCAATCgcaacaagaaagtaaaaaaaattaggttGAGGACTTGATAGGTCAAGTCTATGCCTTGAAGACAACTTCTAGCTACAGAAGAACAAGCAGCAATCCTTGACTACGTCCTCATTTTTAACCTTATAAATTGTCCAGAGGTCAGTTTTTCATGCCTCAAAACGACACTCACTACCCAATTTCACAACCCACTTCTCAGAAACTGTAGTACTGGTTACCCAAACAATTGGAAGCGATCGATCGTCGCCAATTCGACACACTCATTCTTCGTCCTAGAAGAAACACAATCGGAGGTACGTACCAGATCAAATTTTGTAACACATGTTATGTTTTAACTAAACAGTAGATACGTGGTAGGGATATAGTTCCAACTCAAGCCTTTTCTCGAACTTGGGAGCTCAAAATATGGGAGTGTTGGCTGTGAGATTGATCTTTGTATACACAATTTTGAATGCATTTATCTGCTACTTGGAAGGAAATGAGAGAGATCGGCTTGCCTTACTAGCCATCAAAGCTCAAATAAAGCAAGACCCTCATCAAGTGTTGAGTTCTTGGAACGAATCCGTTCACTTTTGCAAGTGGTACGGTGTAACTTGCAGTCCAAGACATCGTGAGAGGGTCACCGTCACtggcggatccacagtggggtcgtcgggttcgcacgaccccttggaaaccatggaaacaaccttgaagctcccatatgcgacctcttggagctgggGTCGTCGGGTCGGACTCGCACGCCAACTGTTCGACAAAAATCCTGAACCAAGACTcggcaggaagaggaagaagaagcagcgcTCGCATGGAAAGCAACGAATCCTACAtatacattcttcaaaataatGCTTATATGGAAAGCAACGAATCCTACATTTAATCTCAAATATCCCTTTTTAGCGTGATTCTATGCAATTTAAGTGATAACTGATATCCGTGATGCAGTTTCTTATGAAGTAATGAAAACATTGGATGAAGTAATCAACATTGTTTTCCGTTTGGATATTGGTAAGCTGAGATAAGCCTATCTGTTTGTAATGTTTCCAGGTGTATATAAAGGCAACTGGTGAGAAGAGTGCAGAGATGGTGACTGACGAAGGTGCAATTTATGTGACATCAAACAGAGGCTACAACTGGAGGGCTGCTGTTCAGGAGACTGTTTCCGCTACTCTTAATAGGTATGTTTTCATTCATTGGTCGGATTAAAGATTATAGTTGGAAACTTAAGACGTTCACACAATATTTCAAAGTTTGAGATTTTACGTATATCGTGAATATCTGAGATGGTTTCTTTTCGTTTTCCTCAgattttcatattgtttaagttGGTTGCTCTTTTATTAACGATACAAAGGCAACAAGTTTCATGTATCTCCATTGCTTTTTCAGAACAGTTTCTAGTGGAATTAGTGGTGCAAGTTACTACACTGGAACTTTTAATTCTGTGAATCGCTCACCCGATGGAAAATATGTTGCCGTCTCAAGCCGCGGTAATTTCTATCTCACTTGGGAGCCTGGCCAGGTGAGTTTCTCCTTTTCCATGCAATATGGCTTTTCCTTCTGTCTACTCACTGTGTTTTATCTTTTACCCCCTGAAAATTCAGATGCAGTAAGTTTGTGGGATATACTCATGCACTCATGTTAACTGTGAAGCCTGTGATTCATTGCCTTCTTTACATTTTCAGCCATACTGGCAGCCACATAACAGAACAATTGCAAGAAGAATTCAAAACATGGGATGGAGAGCCGATGGTGGTCTTTGGCATTGTACAGTTTGTACTTGCACCCAAACAAGCAGATATTCATGAACAGGTTAAGTTTCTTATGGATTAATAAATATCCAAAAGAGTGTCAATCTAAGAAATGTAAACAACACAATTTGAAAGAAAGCAACAAGTAATTGGAACAGTCAACCtttcatattatttattttctttacttcgtTTTGCTAGCTAGATTGAAATACATTGTTGACTTACTCCGTCGACACTAGACCAAAGACACAAGGCTTATTATCTAGCTTgatatatacattgacctccccaTACAGTAAAAAGATGACACTAATGGTTAGTAGCTATAAGAGGTTTGATGTAAACTATACGCAGTGTACACAAAATGAGATCCAAAGGGTGCCCAATACTGATCTTTGCATGCTTGTTCAAGAAGTCATAAGACATTTCTCAAGTGACTTAAAACCAGTTCTTCTAACCAACCCGAGTGCCTAATTTCCATTGTCCAATGCAGACCAAATCTATAGGTAGTATAATTTTTCAGAAGGGCTGCTAAAATATGGTTTCCATGATCAGTTCTTCTAAAACATCTTCTACCATCTCGAAAACAACCTCCTCAGAATCATTCCGGAGATCTAGCCATGTTCCAGAGCTTGTTATGTCCTTTTCAACAATTTTCTGCAACTTCCGTGGTGATGAATGTGGTAAGAGGTACCAATCAACAGACTTCATCACCTCATTAATCACAGTTTTCTCAATGGAAAGTTGTCTTGAGGCAATTGGCTTGATAAATGACACCAACGGGGAGTATGGAAGCCAGTGGCGGGAATTAATCGACGCTTCATTCCCCAATAGTTTGTAATATTGTTTCcattatgaattatgaatgaaagtactatgatttcattttcaatatgtttttccatcctaaatttttatttgaacttttacACTGCGACCCCTTGGGGTAagattcctggatccgccactggtcACCGTGCTCAACTTAGGGTCCCAAAACCTGGAGGGTTCCATATCTCAACACATTGGAAACCTGAGCTTCCTAAGGGAACTCCGCCTCGGAAACAATAGCTTTACACATCAAATCCCTGCTGAAATCGGGCGGTTGCGTAGGTTGCAAGTATTACTTCTGTACAACAACAGACTCAGTGGCCCTATTCCGACCAACATATCCAATTGCTTCAACCTCGTCACTATTCATTTTGGTTACAACAACTTAGTGAGTAAAATTCCCTCAGAAATCGGCTCATTGTCCAAGCTTCAAACACtagttttagagtttaattgcTTAACCGGAGCGATCCCTCCTTCCTTGGGAAACCTTTCTGCTCTTGAGATGCTTGCTGCATATAATAACAGCTTGTCCGGAAGCATCCCTAGTTCTTTAGGccaattgaaaaaattaacCTTCTTTTCGTTGGATTTGAATCGATTGTCTGGCATGATCCCTCCTTCCATCTACAACCTCTCTAATATTGTTAAGTTTTCTGTGTCGATAAACCAAATTCAAGGGAGTCTTCCCTCAAACTTGGGAATAACTCTTCCCAATCTCCAAAACTTTCACATTTTTACAAACCAATTTACCGGAGCAATTCCCATGTCAATATCCAACATCACAAGTCTGGCCAGATTCATTGTTGCAGAGAACCATCTATCCGGGCCAGTTTCGAGTTTGCGAAACCTTCATAACCTCCAACACTTCGCCATTAACCAAAACAATCTTGGAAGTCGTGGTTACGGTGACTTGAGTTTTATCTCAGACTTGATAAATGCCACAGAGTTAGGGCACTTGTTTTTAGGCACCAACAATTTTGGTGGGACTCTTCCCTCATCAATTTCCAATCTCACAACAAAGCTTCAAATGTTTGGGGTGCAAGAAAACCAACTAAATGGAAACATTCCATTCGGGTTTGGGAACCTGATCAGCTTGGAAGCATTGAGTTTGAGGAATAACCACTTCACAGGTAACATCCCCAATGACATTGGAAAGTTATCTAGTCTAGGGTTATTGGCTCTTGGGCGCAACGAATTATCCGGGAGCATTCCTTCCTCTCTAGGAAATTTAACCATGTTAACCACGCTCCAATTGCAAGGGAATAACCTTAATGGCAGCATCTCTTGGAGCCTAGGGGAATGCCGTCGGCTGGTCCAATTGAATCTTTCCCGGAATAACCTTGACGGTGTGATACCTGATCAAGTTCTTGGCCTCCCTTCCTTGTCCAAATATTTAGACTTGTCTAAAAACCGCTTTTTTGGTTCCCTTCCCATGGAAGTTGGAAAGTTGAAAAGTCTAGGTGTGCTGGATGTTTCTGATAACATGCTATCCGGAGAACTTCCTAGCACTCTTGGTAGTTGTTTGGGTTTAGAAGTCCTACACTTGCAAGGTAACTACTTCAATGGGACAATACCTTCATCTATGGTTTCACTGAGAGGAGTACAAGATTTAGACCTTTCTCGCAACAATTTCTCGGGTGAAATTCCACAGTTTTTAGAAAGATTTGACTTCCTGAGGAATTTGAACCTGTCTTTCAATGATTTTTGGGGAGCGGTACCAACTCAAGGTGTTTTTAAGAATGCAAGTGCAAGTTCAGTTGTCGGAAACGCCAATCTCTGCGGCGGTGTTGCTGATTTCCATCTGCCCAAGTGCATCTCGAAAAAGTCCAAGGGGAGAGGACTGTCTTCGAGATTGAAATTAGTACTCTCCATAGTCCCTGCCCTTATAGGAATAGCTATGGTGTTGTTCTTTCTAACTCTCTGTCTTTTAAGGAAGAGAAGCAAAAAAATTGCATTACGGAGCACCAACTTGACGAACTCTATTTTGCAAGTGTCATATAGTACCCTCCTCAAAGCTACCGATGGGTTTTCTTCAACGAATCTGATTGGTTCGGGTAGCTTTGGATCTGTGTACAAAGGAACTCTTGATGCTGCTGACGGATCACCTCAGCTTGTCGCCGTGAAGGTGTTTGACATGTTACACCAAGGAGCTTCTAAGAGCTTTCTAGCCGAATGTGAGGCACTAAAAAATATTAGGCATCGGAATCTTGTCAAGATTATAACAGCATGTTCAAGTGTTGATTTTCACGGTCATGATTTCAAGGCTTTGGTTTACGAGTTCATGGGCAATGGAAACTTGGATGAGTGGTTGCATCCAACTTCTGGAACACAAGAGGGTACACACACT
This window contains:
- the LOC114821794 gene encoding photosystem II stability/assembly factor HCF136, chloroplastic-like translates to MVTDEGAIYVTSNRGYNWRAAVQETVSATLNRTVSSGISGASYYTGTFNSVNRSPDGKYVAVSSRGNFYLTWEPGQPYWQPHNRTIARRIQNMGWRADGGLWHCTVCTCTQTSRYS
- the LOC103415633 gene encoding putative receptor-like protein kinase At3g47110 translates to MVSMISSSKTSSTISKTTSSESFRRSSHVPELVMSFSTIFCNFRGDECGKRYQSTDFITSLITVFSMESCLEAIGLINDTNGEYGSQWRELIDASFPNSLFLDPPLVTVLNLGSQNLEGSISQHIGNLSFLRELRLGNNSFTHQIPAEIGRLRRLQVLLLYNNRLSGPIPTNISNCFNLVTIHFGYNNLVSKIPSEIGSLSKLQTLVLEFNCLTGAIPPSLGNLSALEMLAAYNNSLSGSIPSSLGQLKKLTFFSLDLNRLSGMIPPSIYNLSNIVKFSVSINQIQGSLPSNLGITLPNLQNFHIFTNQFTGAIPMSISNITSLARFIVAENHLSGPVSSLRNLHNLQHFAINQNNLGSRGYGDLSFISDLINATELGHLFLGTNNFGGTLPSSISNLTTKLQMFGVQENQLNGNIPFGFGNLISLEALSLRNNHFTGNIPNDIGKLSSLGLLALGRNELSGSIPSSLGNLTMLTTLQLQGNNLNGSISWSLGECRRLVQLNLSRNNLDGVIPDQVLGLPSLSKYLDLSKNRFFGSLPMEVGKLKSLGVLDVSDNMLSGELPSTLGSCLGLEVLHLQGNYFNGTIPSSMVSLRGVQDLDLSRNNFSGEIPQFLERFDFLRNLNLSFNDFWGAVPTQGVFKNASASSVVGNANLCGGVADFHLPKCISKKSKGRGLSSRLKLVLSIVPALIGIAMVLFFLTLCLLRKRSKKIALRSTNLTNSILQVSYSTLLKATDGFSSTNLIGSGSFGSVYKGTLDAADGSPQLVAVKVFDMLHQGASKSFLAECEALKNIRHRNLVKIITACSSVDFHGHDFKALVYEFMGNGNLDEWLHPTSGTQEGTHTPKYLNLIQRLDVAIEVACALDYLHNHSRFVLKPTDNAPTNHQTSSIGIRGSVGYAAPEYGMGSEVSTYGDVYSFGILLLEMFTGKRPTDNMFSDGFNLHNFVKTAYLERATEIADLLLLQGGDKDTPNDQCSSRAQKLEECLSLTFGIGIACSAESPTDRKDISGVASELRSIMNNLPA